A window of the Natronomonas salina genome harbors these coding sequences:
- a CDS encoding DUF5791 family protein: MFHEVADEPGEHTPAELYERYEAELVEAIEARGVDEVAASSAVDEATLQALLDGEEPELELEEAASILAVQEGMPSADDIATLSRDALLMGMTNAVLDVEAVESGIEGELEAREIQSKVEGRFPMTLREFALLHQFIESKK, encoded by the coding sequence ATGTTCCACGAGGTCGCCGACGAACCCGGCGAGCACACGCCGGCGGAGCTGTACGAGCGCTACGAGGCGGAGCTGGTCGAGGCAATCGAGGCCCGCGGCGTCGACGAGGTCGCTGCATCGTCGGCGGTCGACGAGGCGACGCTGCAGGCGCTGCTGGACGGTGAGGAACCGGAACTCGAACTGGAGGAGGCGGCGTCGATCCTGGCCGTCCAGGAGGGCATGCCGTCCGCGGACGACATCGCGACGCTGTCCCGCGACGCGCTGCTGATGGGGATGACGAACGCGGTGCTGGACGTGGAAGCCGTCGAGTCGGGGATCGAGGGTGAACTGGAGGCCCGCGAGATCCAGTCGAAGGTGGAGGGGCGGTTCCCGATGACGCTCCGGGAGTTCGCGCTGCTGCACCAGTTCATCGAGTCGAAGAAGTGA